The Brassica oleracea var. oleracea cultivar TO1000 chromosome C7, BOL, whole genome shotgun sequence sequence AGAAGTGGAGGTGATGCTTTGAGACCATCTTCAGCGTCAAGTGGAATCAGATTACGGGTAACTTCTAGTGCCACAGCACCGTCATCTACTGCTAGGGGTGGCTTGAAGAAGGAAAAAGTGGAAAAGTTTGATACAGATGATCTAAAATGGACCGAGAGGCTTCCAGAATGTCCTGTTTACAGACCAACAAAAGACGAATTTGAGGATCCTTTGACTTATTTGCAGAAGATCTTCCCAGAAGCTTCAAAATATGGTAAAAACTAAAATCTCAATAGGCAAGAATTATGGCTGCTCATTAATATATTGGCTGCATCTGTTAGTTGAACCCATTGCTTGGTGTTCTCTTTAATATTAGCAAATGTATTAAATGGACAGAACATGTGCTAATGTGTAGTAGGCAATATAGTAGTCTGACCCCTTCATGGCAGCTTTATTGTAATCACTGTAATTATGTTTCTTTGTCCAATTGCTTATGCTGCCTCTGTCTTTTTCAGGTATTTGTAAGATCATATCACCTTTGACAGCAACAGTTCCTGCAGGCGCTGTGTTGATGAAAGAGAAATCCAACTTTGAGTTCACTACCAGAGTACAACCCCTTCGACTTGCTGAGTGGGATTCTGATGATAAAGTTACATTCTTCATGAGTGGGAGGTTATTATTCAACCCTGAATTATTATCTCTACGCCTTCACCTTGTATTTTGTATCTGACTATTTGTAAACTTCTCAGGAATTATACATTTCGCGAATATGAGAAAATGGCGAACAAGGTATTTGCACGTAGATATTGCAGTGGTGGCTCTTTGCCCGACTCATTCTTGGAGAAAGAGTTCTGGAAGGAAATTGCTTGTGGCAAGACTGAAACAGTTGAGTATGCGTGTGATGTAGATGGTAGCGCATTTTCATCTGCACCAGGTGACCCGCTAGGAAGCAGCAAATGGAACTTGAATGTATGTATTTACTTCAACTTTAGCTTCTCTATTGTTTTGTGTCTGGTTAAGCATTAAGGGAAACATTAGCTCGGTTGTACCTATTTGATAGTTATATGTCTTTTCTTTCTCTGCTTACAGAAAGTTTCAAGGCTTCCGAAGTCTACCCTGCGCCTTATTGAAACATCCATTCCGGTATGTTACAAGTCGTACAGTTATATTGTGGTCACATAATAAGTTTCGGTTTATCCTCTTTTTACTTGGATTTACTTGTTTCAGGGAATCACTGAACCGATGCTTTACATCGGAATGCTGTTTAGTATGTTTGCCTGGCATGTTGAAGACCATTACTTGTACAGGTAACAACAGTTAAAATAAAGTTTAGCTCAAGTATATAGGCTACTAAGGACGGCCATCTAAGTATCTTAATCTGGCTTTTCGTACCTTTTTACTTAAAACAGCATCAATTATCAGCATTGTGGAGCATCAAAAACTTGGTATGGGATTCCAGGTTCTGCAGCTCTAAAATTTGAAAAGGTGGTTAGAGAGGAGGTGTACAGTGATGATATTCTGTCGGCTGATGGAGAGGATGGAGCCTTTGATGTGCTTCTAGGGAAGACAACTATTTTCCCACCAAAGATTCTGTTGGATCATGGTGTGCCTGTATACAAGGCTGTCCAAAACCCTGGAGAGTTCATCGTCACATTTCCCAGGGCTTATCATGCTGGGTTCAGCCATGGTAAAACATTTTGTTCTGAAACTACAATACAGTTTTATAGGTCTGAGAATTGATACCGCAGACGCAGACAACTGATATTGTGATTTTTTTAGGTTTTAATTGTGGTGAGGCAGTGAACTTTGCGATGGGTGATTGGTTTCCGTTTGGAGCAATTGCTAGTTGCCGTTATGCTCATCTTAACAGATTGCCACTGCTTCCTCATGAAGAATTGATTTGTAAGGAAGCAGTGCTTTTAAACTCAAGTTCTAAACCCGAGAATCTGGATATTACACCTACGGAATTGTCAGGACAACGAAGCATCAAGACTGCGTTTGTGCACCTGATTCGTTTTCTTCATGTGGCTCGATGGTCTCTAGTGAAGTCAGGATTGTGCACCGGCCTTGTTTCGAATACATATGGAACCATCGTTTGCAGTTTGTGTAAACGTGATTGCTATTTGGCGTTTATTAACTGCTATTGCTACTCACACCCTGTATGTCTCCGTCATGGTAAAAGCTTTTTTTTTCTCTGTTATCTCCGTGAACACGTAAAAACTTCGCTATTGTTTTTTTTAGTTGACGGTGTTATTGTATCATTGTGTAGATGTTAAAAAGCTTGACCTTCCATGCGGAACAACACGTACTCTTTTCTTGAGGGATAACATTGAAGACCTGGAAACTGCTGCAAAGAAGTTCGAGAAAGAAGATGGAGTTTCAGATATGATCGCAACTGGTGAAGAGTTATACACATATCCATCGTCAATCACACTTCCAGCTGCAGAAGTCGACGGATACTCACCGTATTCCACTATATACTTTGACTTCAATACCGATGTAGAGATGTTGCAACCTGGAAATCCTGTCATGAGCTGCGAAGCAAATGCTTCATGTATCTCCTCAGTGGCTGATGATTATGAATGCTCTACAAGTGCTGATTACGTAAGTTTCTGACAAAGAGTTCACAACAAACTCACAGTTTAACAGTCTCTTTATTTCTTTCTAATATTCGATTCTCTGTATTCTTCTAAAAGCAGGTAAACAGACGAGCTAACTGTAGTAGCAGTAGTGAGTCTAAGCACTCGGAGGAAGTAGCAAGCAGCATCAGTAACAAGAAAACTCGGTTCTTCTCTGCGGTACAAGATGCACAACTAGTTGCGGATCAGGAAAGTGACGGTTCTGATTCCGAGGGTTTCAGAGTCAAACGGCGTTCTTCACTGAAATTGGAGAACAGAACAGTTGTTCTGGATACAAGAGACTCTGACCATCATCCGGTACAGAATTTCACATCATGTTTAGTATTATTTTTGACAGTCATCGTAAATTGTACAACTCTTGAGATTCTTTTTCGCGTATTTGTATATGAGAATAGGAACATAAAAGATTGAAGAATGGCACAAGTACCACGAAAGAAGATGTAGTAGTAGCAGTAGTATTAGCAGACAAAGAGAAGAACTGTTAGGAACTTCAAGCAGAAAAAAAACTCATGACCAGCAGCGAAGTTACGTGAGGATGAAGAATGAAAATCATTTTGTTGGTGGGTTTAAACGTCTGAAAGTGAAAGGGTTAATAAGACCGTAACGTGACAGTTCAATACCTCCGCCTAACTACATTTTTTATAAAAGCTGATCTCTAACAATACAGGGAAAAAAAGGATTAGAAAAGCAAAATATTCAGTATCTGATTTTTTAAGTATTTTTTTGCTATTATGGGAGAAGAAGCAACAGAACAAAAAAGGAAAGCATTAACCAAGCCGACACTGTTGGTTTCTTTTATAGGATTTTACCAAATCGTTGATTCTTTGTGTACATCTGTACACCTTTAAAACTCTCTTGTTCGCTCTGCTGTACATCTGTTTTTCTTGTTGGTTATTTTTTTTTCCCAAATTGAAATACATTCATAATCGAAATATCAATATCCTTACAAAAGCTGGCGGCAAAACAAAATAGCCTCAGAACCAAGAACTCATTGGAAACGACAACTAGAACCCACACTAGGGGTGACTTAAACCCACATTGGGGTTACTTAAAAAAAACATACATCTACACCGACATAGAACCAAATAAACGGTTACCATCTACGCAGGAGAAGAACAGAAAACTTAGTAGACTTTAAAGCTGAGGGAAAGCCAATGATCGAGAATTACCGCTGCTACCCATAGACCGCCACTCGATAACCTCCACTTCTACATCCAAACCACACTTATCGCTGCTGCCTCGCATGCCAATCGATAAGACCAAGAACCAGAGACTTCATAACTCGACAAGGGAAACCGCTGCTCAGTCCACACACCTTGTTGGTTATTACTGTCAACAAAAAGGTTTTTCTTTTATTTCCCAAATTTTGTTACGTCTCATCTCTTAGAAAACGCAAAGATTCAATTTATTTTCCCAGAGACGGCAATCCAAAGCTTCTAACCATATCCGGATGATGATAAGATATTTTCTTAAGTTTTAAAACAAATTCTTGAGATGCGGATTTCGACTATTCGTTTGATACACATAACATACTGACATACAACTGATAGTTGTTAACTAACGTAGAAGCTAACAATTATGACAACGTTGGTAATGGGACCAAAGCGTTGTTCTGGTACGACTATTGGACTGAGTTAGGTCCTTTAATCCTCCTCTTAGGTTCATCCGGGCCGAGGTCTCTTAGGATTCCTCTCTCAGCCATAGTCTCTCAAGCTGTTCGTAACGGTCACTGGAACCTGCCTCCGACGCCCTCTGAAAATGCTCTGACCCTTCAGATTATTCTATCTACTATGTCGGTTCCATCTGCAACTAGCACCGATGACGTGTATTTGTGGAGGCAAGGTACTGGTGGTTTTGGTCCATCTTTCTCATCGAGGGTTACTTGGGAGAGAATCCGTGTTCCTAACCCCCCAGTTGATTGGCACAAGGTGGTTTGGTTTAAGGACGAAGTTCCTCGGTATTCCTTTATCACTTGGACTGCTTTCCTTGGTAGATTACCAACCCGAGATCGTCTAATCTCTTGGGGACTTCAAGTTCCGCCAGGTTGTGTCCTTTGCTCTCTCGCTGATGAGTCTATTAGTCATTTATTCTTCGATTGTTCTTTTGCGGTTGCTACTTGGAGTCGTTTTTGTGGCAGGTACATGGTGTCTCCACCGGCATCACTAGCTGCAGTTGTTAGCTTGTGTCAGAACCTCCAGGGCCCTCATGCTCCGCGCGCAGTAGCGGTTTTGAAGCTCCTCAACCAGGTCGTCATCTACTCTCTTTGGCGTGAGCGGAATGCTCGTATCTTCAAAGGCGTCTCGACATCTCAGGAAGCTACTTTCAGGGTGGTGGATCGCGCAATGCGTGATAGGCTCCTATCTGTGCCTAGGACCGCAGCGTCTGCTCGCTATCCTTCTCTTCTTGAGCTCTATTTCTGTTTTATCTCCCCTTATAGTTAATGCTGCTACATTTCTCTCTTGCTGTTGTTGTTGTTCTTGTGTTCTCTGCTCCTTTCCTTTTTCTTTTGTGTAATAAGTTGTGAGCCACAACATGTAAAAAACTCAAAAAGCTGTATAAATCTTAACATTTAGACCCAAAAAAAAAAACAATTATGAAAACTTGTTTTCGCTAATACCATCGACCCTACCATATAAAACTTATTTAATTTCACAATTGTAAGGAAATAAAATAAACAATTTGGGTTTGAGTTGAGAAAAGGAAATAACAACTATTGGGCCTTTAACAAAAGGCCCAATTCATTTGCCCACACCTGTAATAGCTTTTGTTGAGCGAATCATAATGTGCGTTGGGGTTTAACGAGGGTTACCAGTCTCCTCTCCTCCACCATTTCCTTCGATTAATTCATCTCTGTAAGAACTTCTCGCTTAATCTCCCTCTGAATCTCTGATTCCTCAATCATCCTAACATCATATAGTCACATAAATTTCCCAGCACACACAAAAAAAAAAATGCGTCGAAGCTTCTCTATCATAGGCCCTACCAAATGGCTCAAACACTCCTCTCCTTACAGCAACACAGTCTTCTCCTTCTCCTTGACCAATCCCAAACCCAACACCTCTCCACCAACTCTCCTCCGCTCCCTCTCCTACTTCTCCCCTCACCAACGCCAACAACCCCCAGATCCCGACGACCCAACCAACCTCCTCAAAGAAGACGGAGTCTCCCTCTGCTCCCACATGTGGCTCGAAAACTTCAAAAACCCACACAAAACCTCCACCAACCTCACCTCCTACCTCCGCCGCTTCGAGCTCTGGGTCCTCGCCTACCAGAAAGTCTCCTGCGACGAGCTCGGCGCCTACGTCCCACGCAGCTCCATCCAGCGATCCGCCCTAGAGAATCTCCTAGCCCTCAGAAACTCCGTCCTCGACGACCGGTTCAAATGGGGAGCTCGCCTCGACTTCTACATCAAATCCCCTCGTGACAAGACCGACTACGAGTCTCTATCCAAGCGCAAGATCAAAGCCATCTTAACCACCACGCAGCCTACTCCGTTCCAGGACAGGATAGTTCAAGAAGTGCTGCTGATGATTCTCGAACCGGTTTACGAGTCCCGGTTCTCTCAGAAGTCCTTCGCGTTTCGCCCCGGGAGGACG is a genomic window containing:
- the LOC106303018 gene encoding uncharacterized protein LOC106303018 → MPIDKTKNQRLHNSTRETAAQSTHLVGYYCQQKEANNYDNVGNGTKALFWYDYWTELGPLILLLGSSGPRSLRIPLSAIVSQAVRNGHWNLPPTPSENALTLQIILSTMSVPSATSTDDVYLWRQGTGGFGPSFSSRVTWERIRVPNPPVDWHKVVWFKDEVPRYSFITWTAFLGRLPTRDRLISWGLQVPPGCVLCSLADESISHLFFDCSFAVATWSRFCGRYMVSPPASLAAVVSLCQNLQGPHAPRAVAVLKLLNQVVIYSLWRERNARIFKGVSTSQEATFRVVDRAMRDRLLSVPRTAASARYPSLLELYFCFISPYS